A single region of the Acipenser ruthenus chromosome 57, fAciRut3.2 maternal haplotype, whole genome shotgun sequence genome encodes:
- the LOC117407762 gene encoding zinc finger protein OZF-like, whose amino-acid sequence MEAAHISPELPIRWVVSADRTVEIKEEVTELGCDQANERILQEETPPSSITERGTCIKLSELEPVTIKKETAELEPVHIKIEVTALEQVYIKEESPALESVHIKEESPALESVHIKEEASELEPDPVKPAVNKLEALLNEGEASHDMYANGEEGTELGSIQRKPRISQQEAIQIHPSSQHEPRSPSPCGTTMLEKTHHQIHTGHKPHHCNECGKIFTQLVKFQRHQRTHTGKKNYQCNDCGKSFSELGKLKQHHRLHTGEKPYQCNECVKRFSQLQSLKIHLRTHTGEKPYQCNECVKSFSQLQRLKIHQRTHTGEKPHHCKECGKSFSQLPNFKRHQRTHTGKKPYLCNECGKSFNELGKLKQHHSLHTGEKPYQCNECGKSFTQLQSLKIHQRAHTGKKPHQCSECGKCFSELGSLKKHQRIHTGDKPHHCNECRKSFSELRSLTKHQRIHTGEKPHHCNQCGKRFSELGHLKRHQRIHTGEKPHHCTECGKSFNELGNLKQHQRIHTGEKPHHCKECMMCFTKLGNLKRHQRVHTRETLV is encoded by the exons atggaagcagctcacatcagcccagagcttcctattcgatgggttgtttctgcagacaggactgttgagatcaaggaggaagtgactgagctggggtgtgaccaggccaatgagcggatcctgcaggaggaaacgccaccttctagcatcactgagagag GTACATGTATTAAGCTTTCTGAACTGGAACCTGTCACTATTAAAAAGGAAACCGCAGAACTAGAACCTGTTCACATTAAGATAGAAGTCACAGCGCTGGAACAAGTctatattaaagaggagagtcctgcactagagtcggtccatattaaagaggagagtcctgcactagaatcggtccatattaaagaggaggccTCTGAACTGGAACCTGACCCTGTTAAACCAGCAGTAAACAAGCTTGAGGCTTTATTAAATGAAGGAGAAGCATCTCATGACATGTATGCTAATGGAGAGGAGGGGACTGAGCTGGGTTCCATTCAGAGGAAACCTCGCATCTCCCAGCAAGAGGCTATCCAAATACATCCTTCATCTCAACATGAACCAAGGTCACCTTCACCCTGTGGGACAACAATGTTAGAAAAAACACAccatcaaattcacacaggacataaaccacaccactgtaatgaatgtggaaAGATCTTCACTCAATTGGTAAAGTTTCaaagacaccagcgaactcacacaggaaagAAAAATTACCAGTGTAATGATTGTGGAAAGAGCTTCAGTGAATTAGGAAAACTTAAACAACACCATCgacttcacacaggagagaaaccttaccaGTGTAACGAATGTGTGAAAAGATTCTCTCAATTACAAAGTCTTAAAATACACctgcgaactcacacaggagagaaaccttaccaGTGTAATGAATGTGTGAAGAGCTTTTCTCAGTTACAAAGActtaaaatacaccagcgaactcacacaggagagaaaccacatcacTGCAAggaatgtggaaagagcttcagtCAATTGCCAAactttaaaagacaccagcgaactcacacaggaaagaaacctTACCTGTGTaatgaatgtggaaagagcttcaaTGAATTAGGAAAACTTAAACAGCACCATAgtcttcacacaggagagaaaccttaccaGTGTAATGAGTGTGGAAAGAGCTTCACTCAGTTACAAAGTCTTAAAATACACCAGCGAGctcacacaggaaagaaacctCACCAATGTAGTGAATGCGGAAAGTGCTTCAGTGAATTAGGAagtcttaaaaaacaccagcgaattcatacaggagataAACCTCACCACTGTAATGAATGCAGGAAAAGCTTCAGTGAATTAAGAAGTCTTacaaaacaccagcgaattcacactggagagaaaccacaccactgtaatCAATGCGGGAAGCGCTTCAGTGAATTGGGACATCTTAAaagacaccaacgaattcacacaggagagaaacctcaccACTGTACagaatgtgggaagagcttcaatGAATTAGGAAACCTTAaacaacaccagcgaattcacacaggagagaaaccacaccactgtaaGGAATGTATGATGTGCTTCACTAAATTAGGaaatcttaaaagacaccagcgagttcacacaaGAGAAACACTAGTGTAA
- the LOC117407712 gene encoding zinc finger protein 16-like produces MDVSVSVSFFQDELASTIKHAVKTAVDTVLCQITKVVGGKFTEFRMEMAGKEKENESLKLRLEISESELKALRQCFSPADANIIQALCNMNTDSNEQDVQISENRALLTRFQDIEERRAFNEAEEGPVIEAGQEDIFDQEWCGSIMEITGLTIVESIEVPELEPVHITAEALELKSVHITEEVSKENKVNMTGENIVKVGSSHCDDGPPKLACMKHNQSVSEDTCSSVGEEGTVLGSIQGKHHPPQERAADGKEEGAMPSTSSTACTEVKPMRELDMEPVHSNEEATELEPVHIKDKLNYCNPCGKSFTLLRNFKKHQLMHKGEKPYNCNECGRSFTQLGNLKIHKRFHTGEKPNHCNECEKTFTKLQCLKHQQTHPGEKSFHCTECEKTFSDSGNLKKHNQTHTGEKPYDCIECGKRFIQLGHLKKHQQIHLGDKPYHCTECVRRFKYLKSFKKHQRNHTAETS; encoded by the exons atggacgtcagcgtctccgtgtcgttctttcaagacgagctcgcctctaccatcaaGCACGCAGTGAAaacggctgtagacaccgtcttgtgccaaatcacaaaagttgtcggcggcaaattcactgaattccgaatggaaatggctggaaaggagaaagagaatgaaagtctgaagctgagattggaaatatcagagagcgagttgaaagcactGCGACAATGTTTCAGCCCGGCAGATGCGAACATTATACAAGCTCTGTGCAACATGAACACCGACTCTAATGAACAAGACGTTCAAATCAGTGAGAATCGCGCATTGTTGACCAGATTTCAAG ATATTGAAGAGAGACGCGCTTTCAATGAAGcagaggaggggccagtgatagaaGCTGGACAAGAGGACATCTTtgatcaggagtggtgtggaAGTATAATGGAGATTACAGGGTTAACAATTGTTGAAAGTATAGAggtccctgaacttgaacctgtccacattaCAGCGGAGGCCCTGGAACTGAAGTCTGTTCACATCACAGAGGaagtttctaaagaaaataaGGTCAATATGACGGGGGAGAATATAGTTAAGGTGGGATCTAGCcattgtgatgatggtccacctAAATTGGCCTGCATGAAACACAATCAGTCTGTCTCTGAAGACACTTGTTCTAGTGTTGGAGAAGAGggcactgtgctggggtccattcaggggaaacatcacccccctcaggaaagagctgcagatggaaaggaggaaggagcgatgccgtccacgagcagcacagcat GTACTGAAGTAAAACCGATGCGAGAATTGGACATGGAACCTGTTCACAGTAATGAGGAGGCTACTGAACtggaacctgtccacattaaagacaAACTAAACTACTGTAATccatgtgggaagagtttcactctattaagaaactttaaaaaacaccagctaatgcacaaaggagagaaaccatacaactgtaatgaatgtgggagAAGCTTCACTCAGTTAGGAAACCTTAAAATACACAAGCGatttcacacaggagagaaaccaaaCCATTGCAATGAATGTGAGAAGACCTTCACGAAATTACAATGTCTTAAACACCAGCAAACTCACCCAGGAGAGAAATCGTTCCATTGTACTGAATGTGAGAAGACTTTCAGCGACTCAGGAAATCttaaaaaacacaaccaaactCATACAGGAGAGAAGCCCTACGACTGTATTGAATGTGGGAAAAGATTTATACAGTTAGGACACCtcaaaaaacaccagcaaattcacttGGGAGATAAAccatatcactgtactgaatgtgtgaGGCGTTTCAAGTATTTAAAGAGCTTTAAAAAGCACCAGCGAAATCACACAGCAGAAACAAGCTAA